The following proteins come from a genomic window of Planctomycetota bacterium:
- a CDS encoding NAD(P)H-dependent glycerol-3-phosphate dehydrogenase, with protein MVGKHVTVIGDGGWGTALALLLLGKGHAVRLWGAFPDYIEEMRRRRENVKFLRGIPLPEALELASDLPGAVAGAEWLVMAVPTQFMRGVLRRLARCYRRGTPIVSVAKGIENRTLLRPTQIIAGVLGPAPVAALSGPSHAEEVARGLPATVTVASRRAALARRAQALFMTDRFRVYTTTDVAGVELGGAVKNVVAIAAGICDGLGLGDNAKSALLTRGLAEMTRLGVALGARRHTFAGLAGIGDLITTCASPFGRNRAVGVQIGQGKSLNEILAGMAMVAEGVRTTLSVRALARRHGVELPITEQVYQVLFRGKDPKAAVRDLMRRAAKDEVS; from the coding sequence ATGGTTGGCAAGCATGTAACGGTAATCGGCGATGGCGGCTGGGGCACGGCCCTCGCCCTGCTGCTCCTGGGGAAAGGGCACGCGGTGCGATTGTGGGGCGCGTTCCCGGACTACATCGAGGAGATGCGCCGGCGGCGCGAGAATGTGAAGTTCCTCCGCGGCATTCCGCTGCCCGAGGCGCTGGAGCTGGCCAGCGATCTGCCCGGGGCCGTGGCGGGGGCCGAGTGGCTTGTGATGGCTGTGCCCACGCAGTTCATGCGCGGCGTGCTGCGGCGGCTCGCCAGGTGCTACCGGCGCGGCACGCCGATCGTCAGCGTGGCCAAGGGCATCGAGAACCGCACGCTGCTGCGCCCCACGCAGATCATCGCCGGCGTGCTCGGACCCGCGCCGGTGGCGGCCCTCTCGGGGCCGAGCCACGCCGAGGAGGTGGCGCGCGGCCTGCCGGCCACCGTGACCGTGGCCAGCCGCCGCGCAGCGCTGGCCCGCCGCGCGCAGGCGCTGTTCATGACCGACCGCTTCCGTGTCTACACGACCACCGACGTGGCGGGCGTGGAGCTGGGCGGGGCGGTGAAGAACGTGGTGGCCATCGCGGCCGGCATTTGCGACGGGCTGGGCCTGGGCGACAACGCGAAGTCGGCCCTGCTCACGCGCGGCCTGGCCGAGATGACGCGGCTGGGCGTGGCCCTGGGCGCGCGGCGCCACACCTTCGCGGGGCTGGCGGGCATCGGCGACCTGATCACCACGTGCGCCAGCCCGTTCGGGCGCAACCGCGCCGTGGGCGTGCAGATCGGCCAGGGCAAGAGCCTGAACGAGATTCTCGCCGGCATGGCCATGGTGGCCGAGGGCGTGCGCACCACGCTCTCGGTCCGCGCGCTCGCCCGCCGGCATGGCGTCGAGCTGCCGATCACCGAGCAGGTCTACCAGGTGCTCTTCCGCGGCAAGGACCCCAAGGCGGCGGTGCGCGACCTGATGCGCCGCGCCGCGAAGGACGAGGTGAGCTGA
- a CDS encoding sulfotransferase translates to MAIEIRAPIFILGCPRSGTSVFYEKLAQHPDIAVISRAMKKMPSSLLATRLLLLGRRNFQPTEAENVWGRFCRGDDHALGPDDATPRARRYLHAVVRTHLALFGKPRFLAKCPRNSVRVGFLNAVFPDAVFVHIVRDGRAVAYSISRSRAKEAGAYWGTRPPGWRDLLELPVLEASALQWKLITEHTLRAAEALPPERYMELRYEEFTARPAEALNAVAAKCGLAWDQAFLATLVGDIESRNYKWRESLAPAEVARMNELIGGLLVRLGYEL, encoded by the coding sequence ATGGCCATCGAGATTCGCGCGCCCATCTTCATCCTGGGCTGCCCGCGCAGCGGCACGAGCGTCTTCTACGAGAAGCTGGCGCAGCACCCCGACATCGCGGTCATCTCGCGGGCCATGAAGAAGATGCCCAGCTCGCTGCTCGCCACGCGGCTGCTGCTGCTGGGGCGGCGGAACTTCCAGCCCACCGAGGCCGAGAACGTGTGGGGCCGGTTCTGCCGCGGCGACGACCACGCCCTCGGCCCCGACGACGCCACGCCGCGCGCCCGCCGCTACCTGCACGCCGTCGTGCGCACCCACCTGGCCCTCTTCGGCAAGCCGCGCTTCCTGGCCAAGTGCCCGCGGAACTCGGTGCGCGTGGGCTTCCTCAACGCCGTGTTCCCCGACGCGGTGTTCGTGCACATCGTGCGCGACGGCCGGGCGGTGGCCTACTCGATCTCGCGGTCGCGGGCCAAGGAGGCGGGGGCCTACTGGGGCACGCGCCCGCCCGGCTGGCGCGACCTGCTGGAGCTGCCCGTGCTCGAGGCCTCGGCCCTCCAGTGGAAGCTCATCACCGAGCACACGCTGCGGGCCGCCGAGGCCCTGCCGCCCGAGCGGTACATGGAGCTGCGCTACGAGGAGTTCACGGCGCGGCCCGCCGAGGCCCTCAACGCCGTGGCCGCCAAGTGCGGCCTCGCGTGGGACCAGGCGTTTCTGGCGACGCTCGTGGGCGACATCGAGAGCCGCAACTACAAGTGGCGCGAGAGCCTCGCCCCGGCC